A genomic window from Thiomonas arsenitoxydans includes:
- a CDS encoding undecaprenyl-phosphate glucose phosphotransferase: MVRGAVQSSYDNAEILLRAVDVLFIGGLLYGSMLLVGSVAPDHTFLLMTTALLYFQISARFWNLYGSWQLLPLREEMRQLAIVWLAVLSALLITGFALHVTSDYSRLALGTWSLSVPACMLGLRAYLRHHVERNARKGIDIRILAFIGANRTAERIARHFHSRLWSGLRVAGVYDDRAVKRLNLQSLSLVGSIDDLVRDAREGKVDFVFITLPICAEHRIDQIVRDLADTTASVFIVPDAYIFERNHANWREVAGHPIISVYDTPFFGISGLLKRLEDVVVSSLILLLISPLLLAIAVAVRVTSPGPTIFRQRRYGLNGQVVEVWKFRSMTVTENGDTVVQATRGDLRVTPLGAFLRRTSLDELPQFFNVLQGQMSIVGPRPHAVAHNEQYRALIHGYMLRHKVKPGITGWAQINGWRGETDSVDKMEKRVEYDMHYIRNWSLGMDLRIIIATAFKGFRGQNAY, from the coding sequence ATGGTGCGTGGGGCAGTGCAGTCCTCTTACGACAACGCTGAAATCCTGCTGCGTGCGGTCGATGTGTTATTCATTGGCGGGCTGCTGTACGGCAGCATGCTGCTGGTCGGCAGTGTTGCGCCCGACCACACCTTTTTATTGATGACTACTGCGTTGCTGTACTTCCAAATCAGCGCGCGGTTCTGGAATCTATACGGTTCGTGGCAACTTCTGCCGCTGCGCGAGGAGATGCGGCAGCTCGCCATCGTCTGGCTCGCTGTGCTATCGGCGCTGTTGATCACGGGTTTTGCGTTGCATGTCACCTCTGACTATTCGCGGCTCGCGCTGGGCACCTGGTCTCTGAGCGTGCCAGCCTGCATGCTGGGGCTGCGTGCCTATCTGCGCCATCATGTCGAGCGAAATGCGCGTAAGGGGATCGACATTCGCATCCTCGCCTTCATCGGCGCCAACCGCACGGCAGAGCGCATCGCGCGGCACTTTCACAGCCGCTTGTGGTCCGGGTTGCGGGTTGCGGGCGTGTACGACGACCGCGCTGTCAAGCGGCTGAACTTGCAAAGCCTTTCGCTGGTGGGCAGCATCGACGATCTAGTGCGCGACGCCCGCGAGGGCAAGGTGGACTTCGTGTTCATCACTCTACCGATCTGCGCCGAGCACCGGATCGACCAGATTGTGCGCGACCTCGCCGACACCACAGCCTCGGTATTCATCGTGCCTGATGCCTACATTTTCGAGCGCAACCATGCCAACTGGCGCGAGGTGGCAGGCCACCCCATCATCAGCGTGTACGACACGCCGTTTTTCGGCATCAGCGGACTGCTCAAGCGCCTCGAAGACGTGGTCGTCTCCAGCCTCATCCTGTTGCTGATTAGCCCTTTGTTGCTAGCCATCGCAGTCGCTGTGCGCGTGACCTCGCCCGGCCCGACAATCTTCCGCCAGCGGCGCTACGGGCTCAATGGCCAAGTGGTGGAGGTTTGGAAGTTCCGCAGCATGACCGTGACGGAAAACGGTGACACCGTGGTGCAAGCCACCCGCGGCGACCTCCGCGTCACTCCGCTGGGGGCCTTCCTTCGGCGCACTTCACTCGATGAGCTGCCGCAGTTCTTCAATGTGCTGCAGGGGCAGATGTCCATCGTCGGCCCCCGGCCGCACGCGGTGGCGCACAACGAGCAGTACCGCGCGCTGATCCACGGCTACATGCTGCGCCACAAGGTCAAGCCAGGCATCACTGGCTGGGCGCAAATCAACGGATGGCGCGGCGAAACCGACAGCGTGGACAAGATGGAGAAGCGCGTGGAGTACGACATGCACTACATCCGCAACTGGTCTCTGGGTATGGACCTGCGCATCATCATCGCGACGGCCTTCAAAGGGTTCCGCGGTCAGAACGCCTACTGA
- a CDS encoding phytanoyl-CoA dioxygenase family protein — MTTDAISSRAPTPDERNRWQRDGFVPLPGLFPRNAVTEVERLLDGLYIAHQAARPDDWTQQRDGQATSVEILRTTEREPRLLFTEVYRRCECFASQLLNMPVECVFEHVIRKPGGVGTGTFWHQDCYYEKVEPWRCKHRVHFWIPMADVALHGGAMRYVPNTHGGQRYPHDTIPGERNTHYVMASGFDQSTAVDVPIQAGGAIAHHPHLLHASGPNTSPEGRTAWILQFARPRTVTQKLYFRALGLKARALGQLNLNPAAD; from the coding sequence ATGACAACCGACGCCATCTCGAGCCGCGCGCCCACTCCTGATGAACGCAACCGTTGGCAGCGCGACGGCTTCGTGCCGCTGCCCGGGCTGTTTCCCCGCAACGCCGTGACTGAGGTAGAGCGTCTGCTAGACGGCCTCTACATTGCGCATCAGGCCGCTCGGCCCGACGACTGGACACAGCAGCGCGACGGTCAGGCCACCTCAGTAGAAATCCTACGCACGACAGAGCGCGAACCGCGGCTGCTCTTCACCGAGGTGTACCGACGCTGTGAGTGCTTTGCCAGTCAATTGCTGAACATGCCGGTGGAATGCGTATTCGAGCATGTCATCCGCAAGCCTGGGGGCGTGGGCACTGGCACCTTCTGGCATCAGGACTGCTATTACGAAAAAGTCGAGCCCTGGCGCTGCAAGCACCGTGTGCATTTCTGGATTCCGATGGCCGACGTGGCGCTTCACGGAGGCGCCATGCGCTACGTTCCCAACACGCACGGCGGCCAGCGCTATCCGCACGACACCATCCCCGGTGAACGCAATACCCACTACGTAATGGCCAGCGGCTTCGACCAGAGCACCGCTGTGGACGTACCCATTCAGGCAGGAGGCGCCATCGCGCACCACCCTCACCTGCTGCACGCCAGCGGGCCCAACACATCACCAGAAGGGAGAACCGCGTGGATTCTGCAGTTTGCCCGTCCGCGAACTGTCACGCAAAAACTCTACTTCCGTGCCCTGGGGCTGAAGGCTCGGGCACTGGGTCAGCTCAACCTCAACCCCGCAGCCGATTGA
- a CDS encoding homocysteine S-methyltransferase family protein — MQTAHPPAPKPYTRAAQLPALLKQRIVILDGAMGTMIQRFKLSEAQYRGERFKDWPRDVKGNNELLSLTQPQIIRDIHEGYLAAGADLVETNTFGATTVAQDDYGMAELVDEMNEASARLARAACDKFSTPDKPRFVAGALGPTPKTASISPDVNDPGARNVDFETLRAAYAQQTRALMRGGADVILVETIFDTLNAKAALFAVDEVFEQTGERLPIIISGTVTDASGRVLSGQTVTAFWASVRHAQPLAIGLNCALGAALMRPYLQELAKAAPDTFISCYPNAGLPNPMSDTGFDETPEVTSRLLHEFAAEGLVNIVGGCCGTTPEHIAAIQSAVKDEAPRARRRAGFYADAD, encoded by the coding sequence ATGCAGACCGCCCACCCACCCGCCCCCAAGCCCTACACCCGCGCCGCCCAACTGCCTGCTCTGCTCAAGCAACGCATCGTCATCCTCGATGGCGCCATGGGCACCATGATCCAGCGCTTCAAACTCAGCGAAGCGCAGTATCGCGGCGAGCGCTTCAAAGATTGGCCGCGCGATGTGAAGGGCAATAACGAACTGCTCAGCCTGACGCAGCCGCAGATCATCCGCGACATTCACGAGGGCTATCTGGCCGCGGGCGCCGATCTGGTCGAGACCAATACGTTTGGTGCGACCACGGTGGCGCAGGACGATTACGGCATGGCCGAACTGGTGGACGAGATGAACGAAGCCTCGGCCCGGCTGGCGCGCGCGGCCTGCGACAAGTTCAGCACCCCGGACAAGCCGCGTTTCGTCGCGGGCGCTCTGGGCCCCACGCCCAAGACCGCGAGCATCAGCCCCGATGTCAACGACCCCGGTGCGCGCAATGTCGATTTCGAGACCCTGCGCGCAGCCTATGCCCAGCAGACCCGCGCCCTGATGCGCGGCGGCGCCGACGTCATTTTGGTGGAAACCATTTTCGACACCCTCAACGCCAAGGCGGCGCTGTTCGCCGTCGATGAAGTGTTTGAGCAAACCGGCGAGCGGCTGCCCATCATCATTAGTGGCACCGTGACCGACGCCTCCGGGCGCGTGCTGTCCGGCCAGACCGTGACCGCATTCTGGGCCAGCGTGCGCCACGCCCAGCCGCTGGCCATAGGGCTGAACTGCGCACTGGGCGCCGCCCTCATGCGGCCCTATCTGCAGGAACTCGCCAAGGCCGCGCCTGATACCTTCATCTCCTGCTACCCCAATGCCGGCCTGCCCAATCCGATGAGCGACACCGGCTTCGATGAAACGCCCGAAGTGACCTCGCGGCTGCTGCACGAGTTTGCGGCCGAAGGTCTGGTGAACATCGTCGGCGGCTGCTGTGGTACCACGCCCGAGCACATCGCCGCCATTCAATCGGCGGTGAAAGACGAAGCCCCGCGCGCGCGCCGCCGTGCCGGGTTCTATGCCGACGCGGACTGA
- a CDS encoding copper chaperone PCu(A)C: MRSNAFFSRTARRGLAAGALSLGLLGSACAAGIQVTDAWIRWLPANLPAGGYAKVTNDTDKEIKLVGASSPKYGMVMLHQTVNKNGMSNMVHVDAIAIAPHKSMAFTPGDYHIMLMQPKPGIEPGQKVPVTLKFSDGQTVTAEFEVRKPTASGPGDMKGMDMDHMHGMRH; the protein is encoded by the coding sequence ATGCGTTCAAACGCTTTTTTCTCTCGCACCGCCCGGCGCGGCCTGGCCGCGGGCGCGCTCAGCCTGGGGCTGCTCGGCTCGGCCTGCGCCGCGGGCATCCAGGTCACCGACGCCTGGATCCGCTGGCTTCCGGCCAACCTGCCTGCGGGCGGCTATGCCAAGGTCACCAACGATACCGACAAGGAGATCAAGCTCGTCGGCGCGTCCAGCCCGAAATACGGCATGGTCATGCTGCACCAGACGGTCAACAAGAACGGCATGTCGAATATGGTGCACGTCGATGCCATCGCCATCGCCCCGCACAAAAGCATGGCGTTCACCCCGGGCGACTATCACATCATGCTGATGCAGCCCAAGCCGGGGATCGAGCCGGGGCAGAAGGTGCCGGTCACGCTCAAGTTCTCGGATGGCCAGACGGTCACCGCCGAATTCGAGGTGCGCAAACCCACCGCCTCGGGCCCGGGGGACATGAAGGGCATGGACATGGATCACATGCACGGCATGCGGCACTGA
- a CDS encoding TlpA disulfide reductase family protein, with the protein MTAWSRRALLQRGAYLGVSLLGMGSQTARAAGLHVGQPAPVAVLQTLDGQTISTAALRGEVVILTFWATWCDPCRAELPVLSRYAADHAAQGLRVLGFCLDGPERLAQVRAVAATLSFPVGLLPSPWMPGYGRIWRIPVSFVIDRDGRLADNGWNDPHPAWTQERLQQVVGPLLA; encoded by the coding sequence ATGACCGCATGGTCCCGGCGCGCCCTGCTGCAACGCGGCGCATACCTTGGCGTGAGCCTGCTCGGCATGGGCTCGCAGACGGCCCGGGCGGCTGGCCTACACGTCGGCCAGCCCGCACCGGTCGCGGTGCTGCAGACCCTGGACGGGCAGACAATCTCTACCGCAGCGCTGCGCGGCGAGGTCGTCATCCTCACGTTCTGGGCGACCTGGTGCGACCCCTGCCGAGCAGAGCTGCCCGTGCTGTCGCGCTATGCGGCAGACCACGCCGCGCAGGGCTTGCGGGTGCTGGGCTTCTGCCTGGACGGGCCCGAGCGGCTGGCGCAGGTGCGCGCCGTCGCTGCCACGCTGTCCTTCCCCGTCGGGCTGCTGCCCAGCCCGTGGATGCCCGGCTACGGCCGCATCTGGCGGATTCCGGTGAGCTTTGTCATCGACCGCGACGGCCGTCTGGCCGATAACGGCTGGAACGATCCGCACCCGGCGTGGACGCAAGAGCGGCTGCAGCAAGTTGTCGGCCCGCTGTTGGCTTGA
- a CDS encoding AAA family ATPase, with protein sequence MTHSQEDAMLAVAAYKTVFDVSEVERKLHGIGQDGNEHLRGTYQRMLATGGERLAIKPQDAPEMSPLCAELPNFGAPLRDIQRSLALCADSRDPVEIMPMLLLGDPGIGKTYFARRVSALLGTSCAVAPMNALTAGWILSGASSQWKNSRPGKVFDTLVGGEYANPVLVIDEIDKAAGHAQYDPLGALYSLLEADTARTFTDEFAEVPIDCSSVIWIATANDASGIPEPILNRLNVYDIAAPDAEGTRQIAATLYREIRNSHDWGATFPDQPDADVLDVLQQCKPRELRRLLLNAFGAAKLDHRTTLAPKDFDFERLHRQSRIGFMH encoded by the coding sequence GTGACCCACTCCCAGGAGGATGCCATGCTTGCCGTAGCCGCCTATAAAACCGTGTTCGATGTCAGTGAAGTGGAGCGCAAGCTTCACGGCATCGGACAGGATGGAAACGAGCATCTGCGAGGCACCTACCAGCGCATGCTGGCCACGGGCGGCGAGCGCCTGGCGATCAAGCCGCAGGACGCGCCCGAGATGTCGCCGCTCTGCGCCGAGCTGCCCAATTTCGGCGCGCCGCTGCGCGACATCCAGCGCAGTCTGGCGCTGTGCGCCGACAGCCGTGATCCGGTGGAAATCATGCCCATGCTGCTGCTGGGCGACCCGGGCATCGGCAAGACCTATTTCGCCCGTCGCGTGTCGGCGCTGCTCGGCACCAGTTGTGCGGTGGCGCCGATGAATGCGCTCACGGCCGGGTGGATTCTGTCGGGCGCGTCATCGCAATGGAAGAATTCGCGCCCCGGCAAGGTGTTCGACACCCTGGTGGGCGGCGAATATGCCAACCCGGTACTGGTGATCGACGAGATCGACAAGGCCGCGGGCCACGCGCAGTACGACCCGCTGGGCGCGCTATACAGCCTGCTCGAAGCCGATACCGCGCGCACTTTCACCGACGAATTCGCCGAAGTGCCGATCGACTGCAGTAGCGTGATCTGGATTGCCACCGCCAACGATGCCAGCGGCATTCCCGAGCCCATCCTGAACCGGCTCAATGTTTACGACATCGCCGCGCCCGATGCCGAGGGCACACGCCAGATCGCCGCAACGCTCTACCGCGAGATTCGCAACAGCCACGATTGGGGCGCCACCTTTCCCGACCAGCCCGACGCCGACGTGCTCGACGTGCTGCAGCAGTGCAAGCCGCGCGAGCTGCGCCGCCTGTTGCTGAACGCGTTCGGCGCGGCCAAGCTCGACCACCGCACGACGCTGGCGCCGAAGGATTTCGACTTCGAGCGCCTGCATCGGCAGTCGCGCATCGGTTTCATGCATTGA